A genome region from Salvia splendens isolate huo1 chromosome 19, SspV2, whole genome shotgun sequence includes the following:
- the LOC121778341 gene encoding TVP38/TMEM64 family membrane protein slr0305-like: protein MPSIALTRTAPPRPPCVSLSSSTSPSASVAALRKRPNFCFSLLGFKPKRFHFLKPCSSLRETKKSQQQTLPKTPNTAPQSLRRYLNFNPRSENDENRDGDAAEEDGGSGDDAGAIKGTILAGLLLVGVVGGFGVVGYVYREQINAFLTQFSGFMEGYGAAGYALFVAVYAGLEILAIPAIPLTMSAGLLFGTFTGTIIVSISGTVAASVAFLIARYFARERILKLVKGNKKFLAIDKAIGENGFKVVTLLRLSPLLPFSLGNYLYGLTAVKFVPYVLASWLGMLPGTWAYVSAGAFGRAILQEESGVGGLSGGNGQLWTLGIGLLVTAFTATYVTRLAKDAVKDIE from the exons ATGCCCTCCATTGCTTTAACTAGAACAGCGCCGCCAAGACCGCCGTGCGTCAGCCTCTCCTCTTCCACCTCTCCATCCGCCTCCGTCGCAGCTCTTAGAAAAAGACCCAATTTTTGCTTCTCTCTATTGGGTTTCAAGCCGAAACGCTTCCATTTTCTGAAGCCATGTTCTTCACTAAGAGAAACCAAGAAATCACAGCAGCAAACACTCCCCAAGACTCCCAACACAGCTCCACAGAGCCTTAGGAGATACTTAAATTTCAACCCCAGGAGCGAGAATGATGAGAATAGGGACGGCGATGCGGCGGAGGAGGATGGCGGCAGCGGAGACGACGCTGGCGCGATTAAAGGCACAATCTTGGCGGGACTTCTGCTTGTGGGCGTCGTTGGTGGATTTGGGGTTGTTGGGTATGTGTACAGAGAGCAGATCAATGCTTTCTTGACCCAGTTTTCTGGCTTCATGGAAG GTTACGGTGCAGCTGGATATGCCCTTTTCGTTGCAGTTTATGCCGGGTTAGAA ATACTTGCAATACCAGCCATTCCATTGACTATGTCCGCCGGTcttcttttcggcacgtttacTGGGACCATTATCGTCTCTATTAGTGGCACA GTGGCAGCCAGCGTTGCATTCCTAATTGCCAGATATTTTGCTCGTGAACGGATTCTAAAGCTAGTCAAAGGAAACAAGAAATTTCTTGCAATTGACAAAGCTATTGGGGAAAACGGTTTTAAGGTTGTTACTCTTCTCCGTTTGAGTCCGCTGCTTCCATTCTCTCTCGGAAATTACCTCTATGGACTTACAGCAGTCAAGTTCGTTCCATATGTCTTAGCAAG TTGGTTAGGTATGCTCCCTGGAACATGGGCGTACGTGAGTGCTGGCGCGTTTGGTCGAGCAATACTT CAAGAGGAGTCTGGGGTAGGAGGGTTAAGTGGAGGGAATGGTCAGCTGTGGACACTTGGGATCGGGCTATTAGTGACAGCGTTCACAGCAACGTATGTAACACGACTGGCCAAG GATGCCGTGAAAGATATCGAGTAA
- the LOC121779429 gene encoding flowering-promoting factor 1-like, with product MAGIWVFKNNGVMQLVENPGADCAESKGVSKRKVLVHLPTGQVVSSYKSLDQILRNLGWERYYGGDPDLYQFHKHSSIDLISLPKDFNKFSSVYMYDIVVKNPNLFHVRDM from the coding sequence ATGGCTGGCATCTGGGTTTTCAAGAACAACGGGGTTATGCAGCTCGTAGAGAACCCTGGGGCCGATTGCGCTGAGAGTAAGGGCGTCTCCAAGCGGAAGGTGCTGGTGCACCTTCCAACTGGGCAGGTGGTATCCTCGTACAAATCCCTCGACCAAATTCTTCGAAATTTGGGGTGGGAGAGGTACTACGGCGGTGACCCCGACCTCTATCAGTTCCACAAACACTCCTCCATCGACCTCATCTCTCTCCCCAAAGATTTCAACAAGTTCAGCTCCGTTTACATGTACGACATCGTTGTCAAGAACCCTAATCTCTTTCATGTCAGGGACATGTAG
- the LOC121779428 gene encoding flowering-promoting factor 1-like: MAGVWIFKNNGVMQLVENPGSDYAEGKRGASKQKVLVHLPSGQVVSSYKFLDQILRNLGWERYYGGDPDLYQFHKHSSIDLISLPKDFNKFSSVYMYDIVVKNPNLFHVKDM, translated from the coding sequence ATGGCTGGCGTCTGGATTTTCAAGAACAACGGGGTTATGCAGCTCGTGGAGAATCCCGGGTCCGACTATGCTGAGGGTAAGCGTGGTGCCTCCAAGCAGAAGGTGTTGGTGCACCTACCGTCTGGGCAAGTGGTGTCCTCGTACAAATTTCTCGACCAAATTCTTCGGAATTTGGGGTGGGAGAGGTACTATGGTGGCGACCCCGACCTCTACCAGTTCCACAAACACTCCTCCATCGACCTCATTTCTCTCCCCAAAGACTTCAACAAGTTCAGCTCCGTTTATATGTACGACATCGTTGTCAAGAACCCTAATCTCTTTCATGTCAAAGACATGTAG